In the Nitrospirales bacterium LBB_01 genome, one interval contains:
- a CDS encoding SDR family NAD(P)-dependent oxidoreductase, whose protein sequence is MSDLSKRIQGMSSVKLAFAAEQLASKYEILNAEPIAIIGIGCRFPGGADNPESYWKFLESATEVRTEVPASRWDINDYYASDPDAPGKMYCRYGAFLDNVYNTDAHFFGISPREAVTIDPQHRLLLEVAWEALEHAGIPAEGLYGTPVGVFAGISTFEYAAVKIGLNNPAKIDAYYSTGGYLSMCAGRLSYTFGFTGPCMSIDTACSSSLVAVHLAGQSLRRRECSLALAGGVNLLLSPELSISFSKARMLSPEGRCKTFDAGADGYVRGEGCGVVVLKRLSDALSDGDNVLALIRCSAVNQDGPSGGLTVPSGPSQERIIRRALSDSGIEPTEVSYIEAHGTGTSLGDPIEVGALGAVFKNVKTKSDPLLIGSVKTNFGHTEAASGVAGLIKVVLSMQHGKIPPHLHFKSPSPHIDWAALPIEVTADGHIWSDKKKIAGVSSFGASGTNAHVVLEEAPQHKKVDSELNRTVHILTLSAKTDESLSNLSNRYKEILPSSDVTIRDLCYTANIGRNHFAKRRFAIGETADEFINGLSETQEFQLHEGHTKIAFLFTGQGGLTSSMGRSLYESSPIFRDTLTECDKILRKYIDVPLLELMYGGVSAAVINETRYTQPVLFCLEYSLYKLWQSWGIEPGALLGHSIGEYTAACVSGVFSLEDALMLVAKRGHLMWEAPGEGTMAAVFASETLVLKELTSDNVSIAAVNGIDSVVISGLRNSVMETCKHLSGRGIKSKELVVSHGFHSHLMEPVLDSFAKTADTVVYNKGKIPVVSNVNGEYYSGEKLSADYWVKHIRGTVRFFSGIETLYNDGYRVFVELGPASVLLGMGKRCINDKATAWFPSLRTGQNDWRQMLKSLGELYVCGMDINWRNFNEPYGYRKVAALPTYPFARKHYQIDMSKAQNVTELKWKSPGKRMMLPMSTEIRFESVFRADSPSYIPDHRIFGRLIVAGASHISMVIQAAKEVFGGGHCKLEDFVFQQPVVVPEDGSVNLQLILTPLQKDSYTFQLVSASTSDSNNETWSTHISGKLEKSNPEVSNSHEVMQIEKTIEGWQEINIEEFYEEINKSGHHLGASFLWNKRIWYNKLEAFNKMQCPQFDGNAYEYLLYPGLIDSCVHYFCVKGPEAVFGKEISDTLKHEYIYIPFSIERVDFYQPPVSRHTLWCHTIFKDSDKSIKSITGDIRLIDETGVVIAQFMGFTARQFSRASIALNDSHDNFIYETDWEKKEIEQSAELPDSTWAIFTGKDGVGKQLSSLFKENGIKSIIVQPGTAYSELSDGKGYEINAQSVGDFEKLFATCGKLSGVVYLWSARVSGSEYDADHVGVIGLLHTVQMLVKHGNAKLMIVTRGVWSVGENEDNKSINPAQAPVWGFGRVMFLEHPELNGKLVDLATIAGQDESLFFYNELFYGGKEQQVAMRDGSRFVCRLKRRKSKTVGRVSVSENTVLRLSDYGRLDKLELKPVERKNPSENEVEIEVKSAGLNFRDVLNALGMLIEYTGIKVAEDMSLGFECCGVVSRIGKDVKGIKPGDSVIAAPVKGAFSTYTTASSSFTVPMPENISYDEAATIPTYLTAWYALIELCRLKSGDRILIHSAAGGVGLAAVNIAKMVGAEIYATASRGKWDFLRAQGVSNIMDSRSLDFSDEIMALTHGNGVNVVLNSLNGDYISKSLRVLSNGGCFIEIGKLGIWTEEDVKRHRPDVSYYSFDMGEVSQRNPSAIRDMLMQISSHVSTGKLKPLFHKVFPITDAESAFRYMAAAKHTGKVVINMSNASLNEGIIHSDATYLITGGLGALGLELSHWLVEHGARHIALTGRSNANEKAREKISQLKAQGVTVMTISADVSVMEDVVRLFSVISETMPPVRGIIHAAGVLDDSMILNQSVEKFQKVMKPKVSGTWNLHLKTIDMNLDFFVCFSSVAALIGSKGQSNYAAANVFMDALMRYRRSLGYPGLSINWGAWGDVGMASQLGETEKARLERQGIGSIALKEGLKALESLITENAINAAVIPIDWGKYETEVYAGEMPPFFDSVRKVSNAVKPTVNVLSFSDELIKLPTYQHLQRITAYVRQQVSAVLALDSSQEIGLRERLFDAGIDSLMAIELRNRLEAGFKRTLSATLVFDYPTVEALVKYLHDSFSAVSDKPVIKPNEPQPEEISSDISDDDIARQLAEELKDIDNKRTNY, encoded by the coding sequence ATGAGTGATTTATCAAAACGAATACAGGGGATGTCCTCTGTTAAACTTGCCTTTGCGGCGGAGCAGTTGGCATCCAAGTATGAAATTCTTAATGCCGAACCTATAGCTATAATTGGTATTGGGTGCAGGTTTCCGGGGGGCGCTGATAACCCTGAGTCGTACTGGAAATTTCTTGAATCGGCAACGGAGGTAAGAACGGAGGTTCCCGCAAGCAGGTGGGATATAAATGACTACTACGCCTCAGACCCAGATGCGCCCGGCAAAATGTACTGCCGATACGGCGCTTTTCTTGATAATGTTTACAATACCGATGCACATTTTTTTGGAATTTCACCAAGAGAGGCTGTTACAATAGACCCTCAGCACAGACTGCTTCTGGAGGTCGCATGGGAGGCTCTGGAACACGCTGGAATTCCTGCCGAGGGGCTGTATGGAACTCCGGTCGGAGTTTTTGCCGGAATCAGCACGTTTGAATATGCGGCGGTAAAGATAGGACTAAATAACCCGGCAAAAATAGACGCCTACTACAGCACCGGAGGCTATCTCAGTATGTGCGCCGGGAGGCTGTCTTATACGTTTGGTTTTACCGGGCCATGTATGTCAATTGACACTGCCTGTTCCTCCTCTCTAGTGGCGGTGCATCTTGCCGGCCAAAGCCTCAGACGCAGGGAGTGTTCACTTGCTCTTGCCGGAGGAGTTAATCTGTTACTGTCGCCGGAGTTAAGCATTAGTTTTTCAAAAGCTCGGATGCTCTCCCCCGAAGGACGGTGCAAGACTTTTGACGCCGGAGCGGATGGTTATGTGCGCGGCGAGGGCTGCGGCGTTGTAGTGCTAAAGCGGCTTTCCGATGCGCTTTCTGACGGGGATAACGTGCTTGCTCTAATACGCTGCAGCGCTGTTAATCAGGACGGACCAAGCGGCGGGCTAACAGTACCAAGCGGCCCGTCTCAGGAACGTATAATACGCCGAGCGCTTTCTGACAGCGGCATTGAACCCACAGAGGTCAGCTATATAGAGGCTCACGGCACAGGGACATCACTTGGCGACCCCATAGAAGTAGGAGCTTTAGGAGCAGTTTTTAAAAACGTAAAAACAAAATCCGATCCCCTTTTGATTGGTTCAGTCAAAACTAACTTTGGACATACGGAGGCAGCCTCCGGTGTCGCAGGGCTGATAAAAGTTGTTCTTTCCATGCAGCATGGGAAAATTCCACCACACCTGCACTTTAAGTCCCCAAGCCCGCACATCGACTGGGCGGCTCTACCAATTGAGGTGACAGCTGACGGACACATTTGGAGCGACAAGAAAAAAATTGCCGGAGTAAGTTCCTTTGGGGCAAGTGGAACAAATGCGCATGTGGTGCTGGAGGAGGCGCCTCAACACAAAAAGGTTGACTCCGAACTCAACCGCACGGTTCACATTCTAACACTTTCCGCTAAGACCGACGAATCCCTTAGTAATCTTAGCAATCGATACAAAGAAATATTGCCATCCTCAGACGTTACAATTAGAGACCTCTGTTACACTGCAAACATTGGACGGAATCATTTTGCTAAGCGCAGATTTGCTATAGGAGAGACAGCAGATGAGTTTATTAACGGGCTGTCTGAAACTCAGGAGTTCCAATTACATGAGGGACACACAAAGATAGCCTTTCTTTTTACTGGACAAGGCGGGCTTACTTCAAGCATGGGACGCAGCCTTTATGAAAGCAGTCCAATTTTCAGAGATACCCTTACCGAATGCGACAAGATACTGCGAAAATATATTGATGTGCCGCTTTTGGAACTGATGTACGGCGGGGTGTCGGCGGCGGTTATCAATGAAACACGATATACTCAACCTGTGTTATTTTGTCTTGAATACAGTTTATACAAGTTGTGGCAATCGTGGGGAATTGAGCCGGGAGCGTTGCTTGGTCACAGTATAGGTGAATACACTGCCGCGTGTGTCTCAGGGGTGTTTTCGCTTGAGGATGCGTTAATGCTTGTAGCAAAGCGTGGACACCTGATGTGGGAGGCTCCCGGAGAGGGCACAATGGCAGCGGTGTTTGCAAGTGAAACTCTGGTGCTGAAAGAGTTGACCTCTGATAATGTTTCCATAGCGGCTGTTAATGGAATTGACAGCGTTGTAATTTCAGGGCTGCGAAATAGTGTAATGGAAACTTGCAAACATCTTTCAGGGCGTGGCATAAAGAGCAAAGAACTTGTGGTTTCACACGGGTTTCACTCACATCTTATGGAGCCTGTATTAGATAGTTTTGCTAAGACCGCTGACACAGTTGTCTATAACAAGGGCAAAATCCCTGTTGTATCAAACGTAAACGGGGAGTACTATAGTGGTGAGAAATTAAGCGCTGATTATTGGGTAAAACATATCAGAGGAACTGTGAGGTTTTTCTCAGGCATTGAGACACTGTATAATGACGGCTACAGAGTATTTGTGGAACTTGGCCCTGCCTCTGTACTTCTTGGCATGGGTAAAAGGTGCATCAATGATAAAGCCACCGCATGGTTTCCATCTCTAAGAACAGGTCAAAATGATTGGCGGCAGATGTTAAAATCACTTGGCGAACTATACGTCTGCGGCATGGATATAAACTGGAGAAACTTTAATGAGCCGTATGGCTATAGAAAAGTTGCAGCGCTTCCAACATATCCATTTGCACGCAAGCATTATCAAATAGACATGTCAAAAGCCCAAAATGTGACAGAGTTAAAGTGGAAATCTCCCGGCAAACGCATGATGCTTCCTATGAGCACTGAGATCAGGTTTGAATCTGTTTTTAGAGCCGACTCACCATCCTATATCCCTGACCATCGCATCTTTGGCAGACTCATAGTGGCTGGGGCATCTCACATCTCTATGGTGATTCAGGCCGCAAAAGAAGTCTTTGGAGGTGGACACTGTAAGCTTGAGGATTTTGTTTTTCAGCAGCCTGTTGTAGTTCCAGAGGATGGCTCAGTAAATCTTCAGCTTATTCTTACTCCTTTACAGAAAGATAGTTACACGTTTCAGTTGGTAAGCGCCTCAACGAGTGACAGTAATAACGAGACATGGAGCACGCATATAAGCGGTAAACTTGAAAAATCAAACCCTGAAGTGAGTAACTCACATGAGGTGATGCAGATTGAAAAAACAATTGAAGGCTGGCAGGAAATTAATATAGAGGAGTTTTACGAGGAAATAAATAAATCAGGTCATCACCTTGGCGCATCTTTTTTATGGAACAAGCGCATTTGGTATAACAAGTTGGAGGCTTTCAATAAAATGCAGTGTCCTCAGTTTGATGGCAATGCTTATGAATATCTCCTTTACCCGGGACTTATAGATTCCTGTGTGCACTACTTTTGTGTAAAGGGACCTGAGGCTGTATTTGGCAAAGAAATATCGGATACCTTAAAACATGAGTACATTTACATACCTTTTTCTATTGAACGTGTGGATTTCTATCAGCCGCCCGTATCCAGGCATACACTATGGTGTCATACGATATTTAAAGACAGCGACAAATCCATTAAAAGCATAACCGGCGATATCAGGCTTATAGATGAAACCGGAGTGGTTATAGCGCAATTTATGGGTTTCACTGCAAGACAGTTTAGCCGCGCCTCTATAGCTCTCAATGATTCACACGATAATTTTATTTACGAGACAGATTGGGAGAAAAAAGAGATTGAGCAGAGCGCAGAGTTACCCGACAGCACATGGGCGATATTTACCGGCAAAGATGGAGTTGGCAAGCAGCTGTCATCTCTCTTTAAGGAAAACGGGATAAAGAGTATCATTGTACAACCCGGAACTGCATACAGTGAGCTTTCCGATGGTAAAGGCTATGAGATAAACGCTCAGTCTGTTGGCGATTTTGAAAAACTCTTTGCCACATGCGGCAAACTCTCAGGTGTTGTTTATTTATGGAGCGCCAGAGTTTCTGGCTCTGAGTACGACGCTGACCACGTAGGAGTCATCGGTCTTCTTCATACCGTACAAATGCTTGTAAAACATGGCAATGCAAAACTTATGATAGTAACCCGAGGAGTGTGGTCAGTAGGGGAAAATGAAGACAATAAAAGTATAAATCCTGCACAGGCGCCGGTGTGGGGCTTTGGACGGGTAATGTTTCTTGAACACCCGGAGCTTAACGGCAAACTGGTGGATTTAGCGACAATTGCAGGGCAAGACGAAAGCCTGTTTTTTTACAATGAATTGTTTTATGGCGGCAAAGAACAACAGGTGGCTATGAGAGATGGCAGTAGATTTGTCTGCCGCCTCAAAAGACGCAAGTCTAAAACTGTCGGTAGAGTGTCTGTGTCTGAAAACACAGTGCTAAGACTAAGTGACTACGGCAGACTGGATAAATTGGAATTAAAGCCTGTGGAGAGAAAAAATCCTTCTGAAAATGAGGTAGAGATAGAGGTAAAGTCAGCGGGGCTAAATTTCCGTGATGTGCTGAATGCTCTTGGAATGCTCATAGAGTACACCGGCATTAAAGTGGCAGAGGATATGTCATTGGGTTTTGAGTGCTGTGGAGTAGTCAGCCGTATAGGTAAAGACGTAAAAGGCATAAAACCCGGTGACTCAGTGATTGCAGCTCCGGTAAAAGGAGCGTTTTCAACTTATACGACAGCCTCATCATCATTTACAGTGCCTATGCCTGAAAACATATCATACGATGAGGCTGCCACTATACCGACATATCTGACCGCATGGTATGCTCTGATAGAGCTATGCAGACTTAAATCCGGCGACAGAATATTGATTCATTCTGCGGCAGGGGGCGTGGGACTTGCTGCCGTAAACATTGCAAAGATGGTTGGAGCAGAGATTTATGCTACCGCAAGCCGCGGCAAGTGGGATTTTTTAAGAGCGCAGGGTGTCAGTAACATAATGGATTCCCGAAGTCTTGATTTCTCAGATGAGATAATGGCTTTAACTCATGGCAATGGCGTAAATGTCGTGCTAAACAGTCTTAACGGCGACTACATCTCAAAAAGTCTGAGGGTGCTGTCTAATGGCGGGTGTTTCATAGAAATCGGCAAACTTGGCATATGGACAGAGGAGGATGTAAAACGCCATCGGCCTGATGTTTCATACTATAGCTTTGATATGGGTGAAGTATCCCAGAGAAATCCATCAGCTATACGAGACATGTTAATGCAAATATCATCGCATGTCAGTACAGGGAAACTAAAACCACTATTTCACAAAGTGTTTCCAATAACTGATGCGGAATCGGCATTCAGATACATGGCTGCAGCCAAACACACCGGAAAAGTGGTAATCAACATGAGTAATGCTTCGCTAAACGAAGGGATTATACATAGTGATGCAACCTATTTGATTACAGGCGGACTGGGTGCACTGGGTCTTGAGTTATCCCATTGGCTTGTGGAACACGGAGCGCGTCACATAGCGCTGACAGGCAGAAGTAACGCAAATGAAAAGGCGCGTGAGAAAATCTCACAGCTTAAAGCACAAGGGGTCACTGTGATGACAATTTCAGCCGATGTCTCCGTTATGGAGGACGTTGTGCGGCTCTTTAGTGTGATAAGTGAGACGATGCCTCCAGTACGGGGAATAATACACGCCGCCGGAGTTTTGGATGACAGTATGATTTTAAATCAGAGTGTGGAGAAATTCCAAAAAGTGATGAAACCAAAAGTTTCAGGCACATGGAATCTGCACCTTAAGACAATTGACATGAACCTTGATTTCTTCGTGTGTTTTTCTTCGGTAGCTGCTTTGATAGGTTCAAAGGGGCAGAGCAATTATGCTGCTGCCAATGTCTTTATGGATGCACTGATGCGATACAGAAGGAGTTTGGGGTATCCTGGTTTAAGCATTAACTGGGGAGCATGGGGCGATGTCGGCATGGCCTCACAGCTTGGCGAGACTGAAAAAGCTCGGTTAGAGCGGCAGGGGATAGGGAGCATTGCGCTTAAAGAGGGCTTAAAAGCTCTTGAGAGTTTAATTACAGAAAACGCCATTAATGCCGCAGTGATTCCGATAGATTGGGGCAAATATGAGACAGAAGTTTACGCAGGGGAAATGCCGCCATTTTTTGATTCTGTAAGAAAGGTCAGTAATGCAGTAAAACCAACCGTCAATGTTTTGAGTTTTTCGGATGAGCTTATCAAACTGCCAACGTATCAGCATTTACAGCGGATAACCGCTTACGTAAGGCAACAGGTATCGGCGGTGCTGGCGCTGGACTCATCGCAAGAGATAGGTCTAAGGGAGCGACTTTTTGATGCAGGGATTGACTCACTGATGGCTATCGAGCTAAGGAATCGTCTTGAGGCAGGATTTAAACGCACACTTTCAGCGACCCTTGTGTTTGATTATCCCACAGTTGAGGCTCTTGTAAAGTATCTGCATGATAGTTTCTCCGCTGTTTCGGATAAACCCGTTATAAAACCAAACGAGCCACAGCCTGAAGAAATATCCTCAGACATATCCGATGACGATATAGCTCGGCAATTAGCAGAGGAACTTAAAGACATTGACAATAAGAGGACTAATTATTAG
- the moaA gene encoding GTP 3',8-cyclase MoaA, whose translation MMENSVLLRDTFGRVIDYIRISITDRCNLRCIYCMPDGRALASLPDILSFEEILKFIEAASEVGIKKIRITGGEPLLRRGLPDFIKSIKAIGTINDISLTTNGQLLGKYAQSLAESGLNRVNVSLDTLNAQRYSDITRGGSLESVLNGIKKAEEFGLLPIKLNMVPLRGVNDDEIEDFARVAMTTDYQVRFIELMPVCITGESDDGGRLVSMETIMYRLNAMGTLVPLKLRKHGPARYYTFENSSGVIGIISGVTCQFCSDCNRLRFTSDGKLRPCLFSDIEVDFKTLIRNGASKETLKLLILNAAHLKPEKHDTKFNLKTLSRIGG comes from the coding sequence ATGATGGAAAACAGTGTGCTTCTCAGAGATACCTTTGGCAGGGTTATTGATTACATCAGAATATCCATAACTGACAGATGTAATCTAAGGTGCATATACTGTATGCCGGATGGCAGAGCATTGGCATCATTGCCGGATATTCTCTCATTTGAGGAAATTCTTAAATTCATAGAGGCTGCCTCAGAGGTTGGAATAAAAAAAATACGAATAACAGGCGGAGAGCCGTTATTAAGGCGTGGTTTGCCTGATTTTATAAAATCAATAAAAGCCATCGGAACAATAAATGATATTAGCCTGACTACAAACGGGCAACTACTGGGAAAATACGCTCAAAGTCTCGCAGAAAGCGGTCTAAACCGTGTAAATGTAAGTCTTGATACGTTAAACGCTCAAAGGTACTCTGACATTACCCGAGGCGGCTCGCTTGAGAGCGTACTAAACGGAATTAAGAAAGCTGAGGAGTTCGGCCTCTTGCCAATTAAACTAAACATGGTGCCGCTTAGGGGAGTAAATGATGACGAAATCGAAGATTTTGCTCGTGTTGCCATGACAACCGACTATCAGGTCAGATTCATAGAGCTTATGCCTGTTTGCATAACCGGTGAGAGCGATGATGGAGGACGGCTTGTGTCGATGGAGACAATCATGTACCGTTTAAACGCTATGGGAACACTTGTTCCGCTAAAGTTAAGAAAACACGGTCCGGCAAGATACTACACGTTTGAGAATTCATCTGGAGTAATAGGCATAATAAGCGGCGTAACATGCCAGTTTTGCAGCGACTGTAACAGGCTTCGGTTTACCTCAGACGGCAAACTCAGGCCATGTCTTTTTTCCGATATAGAGGTGGATTTCAAAACTCTAATCAGAAACGGCGCTTCAAAAGAGACGCTCAAATTGCTTATCCTTAACGCTGCACATTTGAAACCAGAAAAACATGACACTAAGTTTAACCTTAAAACTCTGTCCCGAATTGGAGGCTAA
- a CDS encoding molybdopterin-binding protein encodes MDKECTVKTQKGFTTLPVEMSEGCVLAHDITEVRPGEFKGRAFKKGHVITKADIEHLQRLGKDNIYLLKIADDELHEDDAAHVLANAIMGNSAETGVYPSGEPKEGKIDFIAGCDGLLIVDKDALTRFNMTEDVMCATVHTNTVVTKGCKLGGVRAIPLVIKRANVESAVNEAKTAQNGTVLRIKEIRKPRVGVVITGNEVFHGRIKDAFLPVIQRKVVAFGGEIIEQFYAPDDIDYIYDKLIYLLSRGADLLITTGGMSVDPDDVTPIAVKKLPVSHYNYGTSVLPGAMFLVAYVDGAKCKNLSGNDIPVMCMPACGMYNKTTVFDLLLPRVLSGELIDRRQLAEMAHGGFCLSCPECKYPVCPFGK; translated from the coding sequence ATGGATAAAGAATGTACGGTTAAGACCCAAAAAGGCTTTACAACACTGCCTGTGGAAATGTCAGAGGGCTGTGTATTAGCCCATGATATAACTGAGGTAAGACCGGGTGAGTTTAAAGGTCGAGCGTTTAAAAAGGGTCATGTAATTACAAAGGCTGACATAGAACACCTTCAAAGGCTTGGCAAAGACAACATATATCTGCTTAAAATTGCGGACGATGAGCTTCATGAAGACGATGCCGCTCATGTACTAGCTAATGCCATTATGGGAAACTCTGCAGAAACCGGAGTTTATCCCTCCGGTGAGCCTAAAGAGGGTAAAATAGATTTTATAGCCGGTTGCGACGGTCTCCTTATAGTGGATAAAGATGCTCTTACAAGATTTAATATGACTGAGGATGTTATGTGTGCCACAGTTCACACAAACACGGTTGTAACAAAAGGCTGCAAATTGGGCGGCGTTAGGGCAATACCGCTTGTCATAAAGCGTGCCAATGTAGAAAGTGCAGTTAATGAGGCTAAAACCGCTCAAAATGGTACAGTGCTTAGGATAAAGGAAATAAGAAAACCGAGGGTAGGCGTAGTTATAACTGGAAACGAGGTGTTTCATGGCCGCATAAAAGACGCCTTTTTGCCCGTAATACAACGTAAAGTTGTCGCCTTTGGGGGCGAAATTATTGAACAATTCTACGCTCCTGATGATATTGACTACATTTACGACAAACTTATATATCTGCTCAGTAGAGGGGCAGACCTATTAATAACAACCGGTGGGATGTCAGTGGACCCAGATGACGTAACGCCAATAGCTGTTAAAAAACTGCCCGTTAGTCATTATAACTATGGGACGTCGGTGCTGCCGGGGGCCATGTTTTTAGTAGCTTATGTTGATGGCGCTAAGTGTAAAAATCTTTCCGGTAACGACATTCCAGTAATGTGTATGCCTGCATGTGGAATGTATAATAAGACGACGGTTTTTGATTTATTACTGCCGCGCGTACTTTCCGGAGAACTCATAGATAGACGTCAACTTGCAGAGATGGCACACGGCGGCTTTTGCCTGTCCTGCCCAGAGTGTAAATATCCTGTGTGTCCTTTTGGAAAATGA
- a CDS encoding glycosyltransferase family 39 protein, whose amino-acid sequence MSLNFRGSHSHIYSFLLLLIAIALITTVRIRFLDFPLERDEGEYAYIAKLILHGLEPYKYAYTMKLPGTALVYALFMSMFGQTVRGIHIGLLISNLAAIAAVYALVKRLFNPTVAAISAMSYGFLTLHYSFYGFAFHATHLVVLFCTLGLYFLLIALEKKTPALFLAAGFSLGIGFLMKQHGMYFFIFAITFFLYHSLLYAKQNAKFIVIRLCTLIAAFLLPLILVAAWVHAHGDFKNFFNWTFVYAYTYVSNETISSSIPRLKITIPNVLRGFQLLWITALLGLFLLFLTKLPMWKKVFINMLLFFAILAVSAGLYFAPHYFIMLLPVAAIFIAIAIEALSTLLTNKLKLPSTALIIFLIIAATGFWSDRNYFFKLPLPTISHTIYNKNPFNEAPMIADIIKTNTAKNDKIAVLGSEPEILFLADRISVTGYIYTYGLMEIHPGNLSMQKELIMELIANPPKLIVFCHMYKSWAPRNNSPMYIFEWLQKNMFRQYEKIAVFNYLENGKYLYVLGEDAKIYNPSSDEYILILKQKDGIDKSFDVTKVVFVTYYMT is encoded by the coding sequence TTGTCTTTAAATTTTCGTGGTTCCCATTCCCATATTTACTCATTTCTCTTGCTCCTTATAGCAATAGCCCTTATAACCACAGTAAGAATCAGATTTCTGGATTTTCCGTTAGAGCGTGATGAGGGAGAGTATGCTTATATAGCAAAGCTCATTCTTCATGGACTTGAGCCGTATAAATATGCTTACACAATGAAGCTCCCCGGCACAGCTTTAGTCTATGCCCTCTTCATGTCCATGTTTGGTCAAACCGTAAGGGGTATCCACATAGGACTCCTAATATCTAATCTTGCCGCTATTGCTGCTGTCTATGCGCTGGTTAAACGCTTGTTTAATCCAACAGTTGCAGCAATTTCTGCCATGTCGTATGGGTTTTTAACTCTTCACTATTCATTTTATGGGTTTGCTTTTCACGCTACCCATCTTGTTGTCTTATTTTGCACATTAGGACTATATTTTTTGCTTATTGCATTAGAAAAGAAAACCCCAGCATTATTCCTTGCTGCCGGATTTTCACTTGGCATCGGATTTCTAATGAAGCAGCACGGAATGTATTTCTTCATATTTGCCATAACTTTTTTTCTATATCATTCGTTGTTATACGCCAAACAAAACGCCAAGTTCATAGTTATAAGACTATGCACTCTCATTGCGGCGTTTTTGCTCCCGCTAATTTTAGTTGCCGCATGGGTACATGCTCATGGAGATTTCAAAAACTTTTTCAACTGGACGTTTGTCTATGCCTACACTTACGTATCCAATGAAACTATCAGTTCCTCAATTCCACGGCTTAAAATCACAATTCCAAATGTTCTGAGAGGTTTCCAACTGCTTTGGATAACGGCTTTATTGGGATTGTTTTTGCTGTTCCTTACCAAATTACCGATGTGGAAAAAAGTCTTTATCAATATGCTTTTGTTTTTTGCTATTCTTGCGGTATCAGCTGGTCTATACTTTGCGCCCCACTACTTTATAATGCTGCTTCCAGTAGCAGCCATCTTTATTGCTATTGCCATTGAAGCCCTAAGCACACTATTAACCAATAAACTAAAACTTCCGAGTACCGCCCTGATTATTTTTTTAATCATTGCTGCTACCGGATTTTGGTCAGACAGAAATTATTTTTTTAAACTCCCGCTCCCAACAATCAGTCATACAATTTATAACAAAAATCCCTTTAATGAAGCGCCGATGATTGCAGATATTATCAAAACTAACACAGCTAAAAATGACAAGATTGCGGTATTAGGTTCAGAACCAGAAATCCTGTTTTTAGCTGACAGAATATCGGTTACCGGTTACATTTATACCTACGGGCTTATGGAAATTCACCCCGGAAACCTCAGTATGCAAAAAGAACTAATAATGGAGCTAATTGCAAATCCCCCGAAACTTATAGTGTTTTGCCATATGTATAAATCATGGGCCCCGCGTAACAACTCCCCTATGTATATATTTGAGTGGCTTCAGAAAAATATGTTTCGCCAATATGAAAAAATAGCGGTATTCAATTATCTTGAAAATGGTAAATATCTCTATGTGCTGGGCGAGGATGCAAAGATTTATAATCCATCCTCTGATGAGTACATACTAATCCTAAAACAAAAAGACGGCATTGATAAAAGTTTTGATGTGACAAAAGTTGTTTTTGTAACATATTACATGACATAA